One Caulobacter segnis genomic window carries:
- a CDS encoding winged helix-turn-helix transcriptional regulator, with the protein MGRTADYTNEQCSVAATLEVVGDPWTLLILRDAFAGVKRFEQWQERLGVARNVLAARLKTLVSHGVMETRLYSERPPRNEYWLTQKGLALSPVLLTMAEWGDRHVYGRDNSPVLFHHKTCGCAFHPVLACEACGEVVQRRDLERAPRKAQSLTVGEALEAVKIAAE; encoded by the coding sequence ATGGGCCGCACAGCTGACTATACGAACGAACAGTGCTCGGTCGCCGCCACCCTCGAAGTCGTGGGCGATCCGTGGACCTTGCTGATCCTCCGCGACGCCTTCGCCGGGGTGAAGCGCTTCGAGCAATGGCAGGAGCGGCTGGGCGTGGCCCGCAACGTCCTGGCCGCGCGCCTCAAGACCCTGGTCAGCCACGGGGTCATGGAAACCCGGCTCTATTCCGAGCGGCCGCCGCGCAACGAATACTGGCTGACCCAGAAGGGCCTGGCCCTGTCGCCGGTGCTGCTGACCATGGCCGAGTGGGGCGACCGCCACGTCTATGGCCGCGACAACTCGCCGGTGCTGTTCCACCACAAGACCTGCGGCTGCGCCTTCCATCCCGTCTTGGCCTGCGAGGCCTGCGGCGAGGTCGTCCAGCGCCGCGACCTGGAGCGCGCCCCCCGGAAGGCCCAGAGCCTGACCGTCGGCGAGGCCCTCGAGGCCGTGAAAATCGCGGCCGAGTGA
- a CDS encoding acetyl-CoA C-acyltransferase: MSAADPVVIVSYARTPMGGFQGALGGVKATDLGASAVKAAIERAGVAGDKVEQIIMGCVLPAGLGQAPARQAALGAGLPLSVEATTVNKMCGSGMQAAILAYDSLAAGSVDVVVAGGMESMTGAPYLLSKHRAGARIGHDQMWDSMYLDGLEDAYTPGKLMGAFAEDTAAQYQFSREAMDDYATRGLAKAKAAIESGAFKAEITPVTVVSRKGTEVVDTDEQPLKADPAKIPTLRPAFARDGGITAANSSSISDGAAALVMTRESVAKALGLPIVARVVSHAAHAHEPGLFTTAPVPAMRKALKKAGWEVSDVDLFEVNEAFAVVAMIAQQELGIDPDKLNVNGGACALGHPIGASGARILCTLISALQARGGKKGLASLCIGGGEATAMAVELV, from the coding sequence ATGTCCGCCGCAGATCCCGTCGTCATCGTCTCCTACGCCCGCACGCCGATGGGCGGTTTCCAAGGCGCGCTGGGTGGGGTGAAGGCCACCGATCTGGGCGCCAGCGCGGTCAAGGCGGCCATCGAACGGGCCGGCGTGGCGGGCGACAAGGTCGAGCAGATCATCATGGGCTGCGTGCTGCCGGCGGGCCTGGGCCAGGCGCCGGCCCGGCAGGCGGCGCTGGGCGCGGGCCTGCCGCTCTCGGTCGAGGCGACCACCGTCAACAAGATGTGCGGCAGCGGCATGCAGGCCGCCATTTTGGCTTACGATTCCCTCGCCGCTGGCTCGGTTGACGTCGTGGTGGCCGGCGGCATGGAGAGCATGACCGGCGCCCCCTACCTGCTGTCCAAGCACCGCGCCGGGGCTCGCATCGGCCACGACCAGATGTGGGACTCGATGTACCTGGACGGCCTCGAGGACGCCTACACCCCCGGCAAGCTGATGGGGGCCTTCGCCGAGGACACCGCCGCCCAGTACCAGTTCAGCCGCGAGGCCATGGACGACTACGCGACACGGGGCCTGGCCAAGGCCAAGGCGGCCATCGAGAGCGGGGCCTTCAAGGCCGAGATCACCCCGGTGACCGTCGTCAGCCGCAAGGGGACCGAGGTCGTCGACACCGACGAGCAGCCGCTGAAGGCCGATCCGGCCAAGATCCCGACCCTGCGCCCGGCCTTCGCCCGCGACGGTGGCATCACGGCGGCCAACAGCAGCTCGATCAGCGACGGCGCCGCCGCCCTGGTCATGACGCGCGAGAGCGTGGCCAAGGCCCTGGGCCTGCCGATCGTCGCCCGCGTGGTCAGTCACGCCGCCCACGCCCACGAGCCGGGCCTGTTCACCACCGCTCCGGTGCCGGCCATGCGCAAGGCGCTGAAGAAGGCGGGCTGGGAGGTCTCGGACGTCGACCTCTTCGAGGTCAACGAGGCCTTCGCCGTGGTGGCCATGATCGCCCAGCAGGAACTGGGCATCGACCCGGACAAGCTGAACGTCAACGGCGGCGCCTGCGCCCTGGGCCACCCGATCGGCGCCTCGGGCGCGCGGATCCTCTGCACCCTGATCTCGGCCCTCCAGGCGCGCGGCGGCAAGAAGGGCCTGGCCAGCTTGTGCATCGGCGGCGGCGAGGCCACGGCCATGGCGGTGGAGCTGGTCTGA
- a CDS encoding DUF4126 domain-containing protein produces MLRSLLIGLSAGSRSMTPLAAVSEAAHGGHLEADNPSARLLGHPLVAAGTKALAAGELWGDKLKSAPDRIVPLGIAARVVTAGLTGAALAPRKRMLLGGALAASAAVAAAYVTFHFRMKALKRYGQTPSGLVEDALTVGAAQLVTRALR; encoded by the coding sequence ATGCTCCGATCCCTGCTCATCGGCCTTTCGGCCGGCTCCCGCTCCATGACGCCGCTGGCCGCCGTCAGCGAAGCTGCGCATGGCGGCCATCTCGAGGCCGACAATCCTTCGGCCCGCCTGCTGGGCCACCCGCTGGTCGCCGCCGGGACCAAAGCCCTGGCGGCCGGCGAGCTGTGGGGCGACAAGCTCAAGTCCGCCCCCGACCGCATCGTGCCGCTCGGCATCGCCGCACGGGTCGTCACGGCCGGCCTGACCGGCGCGGCGCTCGCGCCCCGCAAGCGGATGCTGCTGGGCGGCGCCCTCGCGGCCAGCGCGGCGGTGGCGGCCGCCTATGTCACCTTCCATTTCCGCATGAAGGCGCTGAAACGCTACGGCCAGACGCCGTCGGGCCTGGTGGAGGACGCCCTGACTGTCGGCGCGGCCCAGCTGGTCACGCGAGCCCTGCGGTGA